One window of the Penaeus monodon isolate SGIC_2016 chromosome 1, NSTDA_Pmon_1, whole genome shotgun sequence genome contains the following:
- the LOC119568114 gene encoding zinc finger protein 300-like, with product MENIILSQRNSNSRNSHWLSNGFVTSGEEGDQSDTRDMDSQDSQDISLDEKDEMPNAMEFVSVECDMFLEPDCALETSDHVDSKESESRSKSSKKSRKSSRRKKGMLPYIFQTTLITDLFRYRGVDVYRRTCKDEPFVKIYNPIEGLISIKSEDRGKREGEEKGVFECTICGKQLTSKTNWESHMTIHFDGEFYHCEVCQKKFTDKKALITHRILHMNAIGKPYPCTACGTRFTNRAALKNHVQNNQCSKNIQCEFCDKKFRTNSQYTIHKRIHTGEKPYQCTYCDKSFTYKFQYSNHEKIHTGEGLLKCDECDATFTQKQTLIVHKRKHTGEKPFKCDKCNAAFRARSYLWAHKKSHVGKKPRECPDCGSMFWKSSSLKKHRKAEHD from the coding sequence ATGGAGAATATCATTTTGTCCCAAAGGAACAGCAACAGCAGAAATAGTCATTGGTTAAGTAATGGGTTTGTGACTTCCGGTGAAGAAGGAGATCAGTCTGATACAAGAGACATGGATTCCCAGGATTCTCAAGATATCAGCCTTGATGAGAAGGATGAAATGCCCAATGCCATGGAGTTTGTCAGTGTAGAATGTGATATGTTCTTAGAGCCAGACTGTGCCTTGGAAACCAGTGATCATGTGGACAGCAAGGAGAGTGAGAGCAGGAGCAAGTCTAGTAAGAAGAGCAGGAAATCATCTCGTCGCAAGAAAGGCATGTTGCCATATATTTTCCAGACAACTCTCATCACAGATCTCTTTCGCTACCGCGGAGTTGATGTGTACAGAAGAACCTGTAAAGATGAACCTTTTGTAAAAATCTACAACCCAATTGAAGGGCTTATTTCTATCAAGAGTGAGGATAGAGGtaaaagggagggtgaggaaaagggTGTGTTTGAATGCACAATTTGTGGAAAGCAGTTAACCTCTAAAACAAACTGGGAGAGCCATATGACAATTCACTTTGATGGAGAGTTTTATCATTGTGAGGTGTGTCAGAAAAAGTTTACAGACAAGAAAGCTCTGATAACACACAGAATACTACACATGAATGCCATTGGAAAGCCATATCCCTGCACAGCATGTGGGACAAGGTTTACAAATAGGGCCGCTTTGAAAAATCATGTGCAAAATAATCAGTGCTCAAAAAACATCCAGTGTGAATTCTGTGATAAGAAGTTTAGAACTAACAGCCAGTACACTATACACAAACGTATCCATACTGGAGAAAAACCTTACCAGTGTACATACTGTGACAAGAGTTTCACTTACAAATTTCAGTATAGCAATCATGAAAAAATTCACACAGGGGAGGGGCTCTTAAAATGTGATGAGTGTGATGCCACATTCACTCAGAAGCAAACTCTCATTGTTCACAAACGGAAACACACAGGAGAAAAGCCTTTCAAGTGTGACAAGTGCAATGCAGCCTTTAGAGCACGTTCTTATTTGTGGGCCCATAAAAAGTCACACGTTGGAAAAAAGCCTCGTGAATGCCCTGATTGTGGGTCCATGTTTTGGAAAAGCTCATCCTTAAAGAAACACAGAAAGGCAGAGCATGACTAG